One window of the Thermasporomyces composti genome contains the following:
- a CDS encoding UDP-N-acetylmuramoyl-L-alanyl-D-glutamate--2,6-diaminopimelate ligase — translation MAVPAAQPMSRRPANPPRHTLAEIARVAGADPAPGFAEVTVTGVAQDSRLVVPGDLYIARPGTVAHGADYAAQAAHAGAVAALTDPSGAAACREADLPTIVVPDPQSVLGPLAAWIYGHPSRDLLMLGVTGTNGKTTTTFLLDVALRQAGHRTGLLGTVETRVGEEVLPSARTTPEAPELQALLALMRERGVTAVAMEVSSHALTYGRVAGVVFDVAGFSNLTQDHLELHGDLESYFAAKAALFHPDRARRGVVNLDDHYGRRLARHAPIEVVTCSAAGAPGADWRAEAVHLTSDGTSRFRIVGPEGARYALNLNLPGDFNVANALLAATMLVTAGVEPAAFVSAFAEFTGLPGRMERVPGPQDFSVIVDYAHTPDAVGVVLRSARQWTKGRVIAVLGCGGDRDQGKRPLMGQVAAREADMVVITDDNPRSEDPARVRRAILDGACAVPATERGDVVDVPDRREAIRWAIGAARPGDTVLILGKGHEQGQEVAGVVYPFDDRVVAQEVLHEMSETTQAAERRVAGP, via the coding sequence GTGGCCGTCCCCGCCGCCCAGCCGATGAGCCGGCGGCCTGCCAACCCACCTCGTCACACCCTGGCCGAGATCGCACGCGTCGCGGGTGCCGACCCCGCCCCTGGGTTCGCTGAAGTCACCGTCACCGGTGTGGCGCAGGACTCCCGCCTTGTGGTGCCGGGCGACCTCTACATCGCCCGACCGGGCACGGTCGCTCACGGCGCAGACTACGCGGCGCAGGCGGCCCACGCCGGGGCCGTCGCCGCGTTGACCGACCCCTCGGGGGCGGCCGCCTGCCGCGAGGCCGACCTGCCGACGATCGTCGTGCCTGACCCGCAGTCGGTGCTCGGGCCGCTCGCGGCGTGGATCTACGGCCACCCGTCGCGGGACCTCCTCATGCTCGGCGTGACCGGCACCAACGGCAAGACGACGACGACCTTCCTGCTCGACGTCGCCCTTCGCCAGGCCGGTCACCGGACCGGCCTGCTCGGCACCGTCGAGACTCGCGTAGGCGAGGAGGTCTTGCCGAGCGCGCGAACGACGCCGGAGGCGCCGGAGCTCCAGGCGTTGTTGGCGTTGATGCGGGAGCGAGGCGTGACCGCCGTGGCGATGGAGGTCTCCAGCCACGCCCTGACCTACGGTCGGGTGGCGGGAGTCGTGTTCGATGTCGCCGGCTTCAGCAATCTCACGCAGGACCACCTGGAGTTGCACGGCGACTTGGAGTCGTACTTCGCCGCCAAGGCGGCGCTCTTCCATCCCGACCGTGCTCGGCGGGGCGTGGTCAACCTGGACGACCACTATGGCCGGCGCCTGGCCCGCCACGCCCCCATCGAGGTGGTGACCTGCTCCGCGGCCGGTGCGCCCGGGGCGGACTGGAGGGCCGAGGCGGTCCATCTGACGTCCGACGGGACGAGCCGCTTCCGCATCGTCGGGCCTGAGGGCGCCAGGTACGCGCTGAACCTGAACCTGCCCGGTGACTTCAACGTCGCCAACGCCCTCCTCGCCGCGACCATGCTGGTGACCGCCGGTGTCGAACCCGCGGCCTTCGTGTCCGCGTTCGCCGAGTTCACCGGCTTGCCGGGACGGATGGAGCGAGTGCCGGGTCCGCAAGACTTCAGCGTGATCGTCGACTACGCCCACACCCCGGACGCGGTCGGGGTCGTCCTGAGGTCGGCTCGTCAGTGGACCAAGGGGCGAGTGATCGCCGTTCTCGGCTGCGGCGGAGACCGCGACCAGGGCAAGCGTCCACTCATGGGCCAGGTCGCGGCGCGGGAAGCCGACATGGTAGTGATCACTGACGACAACCCGCGCTCGGAGGATCCCGCGCGGGTGCGGCGAGCCATTCTCGACGGCGCCTGTGCCGTGCCGGCCACGGAGCGTGGCGACGTCGTGGACGTTCCCGATCGACGGGAGGCGATCAGGTGGGCGATCGGTGCCGCCCGCCCCGGCGATACCGTGCTCATCCTCGGCAAGGGGCATGAACAGGGGCAGGAAGTCGCTGGAGTGGTCTATCCCTTCGACGACCGAGTGGTCGCCCAGGAGGTTCTCCACGAGATGTCCGAGACGACGCAGGCCGCGGAGCGGAGGGTCGCCGGCCCATGA
- the murG gene encoding undecaprenyldiphospho-muramoylpentapeptide beta-N-acetylglucosaminyltransferase — MHVVLAGGGSTGHVSPALALAAALRRADPDVGLTFLGTEEGLEARVVPAAGYELVTIPRVPLPRELTPRLLTVPGRLAGAVRAAAAVIQRTRASVVVGFGGYVAMPAYLAARRLRVPAVVHEQNARPGIANRFAARFVTEHVAVSFPGTPLRHATFVGLPLRREITTLDRAALRLEARAAFGLDPERPTLLVTGGSQGAVRINEAVSGAAAELAEAGIQVLHATGPRNTVTVPDRPAGAPPYVAVPYIDRMDLAYAAADLAIARAGASSVTELAAVGLPAIFVPYPAVAGHQRFNAQPVVDAGGGLLVDDADFTPAWVREHVVALLTDADRLTAMSKVARDLVPADADDRLAELVRSVASAGNAGKGGR, encoded by the coding sequence GTGCACGTGGTCCTCGCCGGTGGAGGCAGCACCGGACATGTGAGCCCCGCGCTGGCACTCGCCGCCGCGCTCCGCCGGGCCGACCCGGACGTGGGTCTGACCTTTCTCGGCACCGAGGAAGGCCTGGAGGCCCGGGTTGTTCCCGCGGCGGGCTACGAGCTCGTCACGATCCCGCGCGTGCCGTTGCCACGCGAGCTCACCCCTCGCCTGCTCACCGTGCCGGGCCGTCTCGCGGGCGCGGTGCGCGCCGCCGCGGCGGTGATCCAGCGCACCCGGGCGAGCGTCGTCGTGGGTTTCGGCGGCTACGTCGCGATGCCGGCCTACCTGGCGGCCCGACGGCTCAGGGTGCCCGCGGTCGTGCACGAGCAGAACGCGCGCCCCGGCATCGCGAACCGGTTCGCGGCCCGGTTCGTCACCGAGCACGTGGCGGTGAGCTTCCCCGGCACGCCGCTGCGACACGCGACGTTCGTCGGACTACCGCTCCGGCGGGAGATCACCACCCTCGACCGCGCCGCGCTTCGACTCGAGGCGAGGGCGGCCTTCGGCCTCGACCCCGAACGGCCGACCCTGCTCGTCACCGGCGGCTCGCAGGGCGCCGTGCGCATCAACGAAGCGGTGTCGGGCGCCGCGGCCGAGCTGGCCGAGGCGGGCATCCAGGTGCTGCACGCGACCGGGCCACGCAACACCGTGACCGTGCCGGACCGCCCCGCCGGTGCACCGCCGTACGTCGCGGTGCCGTACATCGACCGCATGGACCTGGCGTACGCGGCGGCGGACCTGGCGATCGCACGTGCGGGTGCCAGTTCCGTGACCGAGCTCGCGGCGGTCGGCCTGCCGGCGATCTTCGTCCCCTACCCGGCCGTGGCGGGGCACCAACGCTTCAATGCCCAGCCCGTGGTCGACGCCGGCGGCGGTCTCCTCGTCGATGACGCGGACTTCACCCCCGCTTGGGTCCGCGAGCACGTCGTCGCGCTGCTCACCGACGCCGACCGACTGACCGCGATGTCCAAGGTGGCGCGAGACCTCGTGCCCGCCGACGCCGACGACCGACTAGCCGAGCTGGTCCGCTCGGTCGCCAGCGCAGGGAATGCCGGAAAGGGTGGCCGATGA
- the murC gene encoding UDP-N-acetylmuramate--L-alanine ligase has translation MIIPPPPEIIPAEKLGHVHFVGIGGAGLSGIARIMLARGMTVSGSDVKDSPTLTALRALGATVYVGHDPSHLDGVDTVVVSTAIKENNPEVVEARRRGLLLYSRASALSAVMDGRRVAAVSGAHGKTTTSSMLAVALQHCGADPSFAIGGNFNDTGTNAHDGTGDIFVVEADESDRAFLQYSPEVAVITNVDPDHLDMYESREDYHRAFDAFADRIVPGGVLVACIDDPGARRVAEAARARGIDVRTYGESPEADVRVDNVQLHPLSSTFDLVVDGRRVGSVDVHVAGRHYTLNAAAAFTAGLGLGFPSAQLREGLSSYTGTRRRFEYKGSAGDIRVYDDYGHHPTEMVATLRAARSAAGDGRVVVCFRPLRHTRTKFFHKELGEALGLADEVVVMDPTGDDPIPGVTGALIVPHIPLPAERIVYERSWSAAPVRVAERVRPGDLVLTLGAPDVALIGPEVLELVGGRDDADAGAGDNDQDIRG, from the coding sequence ATGATCATTCCTCCGCCTCCGGAGATCATCCCAGCGGAGAAGTTGGGGCACGTGCACTTCGTGGGCATCGGCGGCGCCGGGCTGTCGGGCATCGCGCGCATCATGCTCGCCCGCGGGATGACCGTGAGCGGCAGCGACGTCAAGGACTCGCCCACGCTCACCGCCCTCCGCGCGCTCGGCGCGACCGTCTACGTCGGCCACGACCCGTCCCACCTCGACGGCGTCGACACAGTGGTGGTGTCCACGGCGATCAAGGAGAACAACCCGGAGGTGGTGGAGGCCCGGCGACGTGGCCTCCTGCTGTACTCCCGAGCCTCCGCGTTGTCCGCGGTCATGGACGGCCGCCGGGTCGCCGCTGTGTCGGGGGCGCACGGCAAGACCACCACCTCGTCGATGCTCGCGGTGGCACTCCAGCACTGTGGCGCCGACCCGTCGTTCGCCATCGGCGGCAACTTCAACGACACCGGAACCAACGCCCACGACGGCACGGGTGACATCTTCGTGGTGGAGGCCGACGAGTCCGACCGCGCGTTCCTGCAGTACTCCCCGGAGGTCGCGGTCATCACGAACGTCGACCCCGACCACCTCGACATGTACGAGTCCCGAGAGGACTACCACCGCGCCTTCGACGCCTTCGCCGACCGGATCGTGCCGGGCGGCGTCCTCGTCGCCTGCATCGACGACCCGGGTGCCCGGCGGGTGGCGGAGGCCGCCCGTGCGCGTGGCATCGACGTCCGCACCTACGGAGAGTCGCCGGAAGCGGATGTCCGGGTGGACAACGTCCAGCTCCACCCGTTGAGCTCGACGTTCGACCTCGTGGTCGACGGCCGCCGGGTGGGCTCGGTGGACGTCCACGTGGCCGGGCGTCACTACACCCTCAATGCCGCGGCCGCGTTCACGGCGGGACTGGGCCTTGGCTTTCCCTCGGCTCAGCTGAGGGAGGGCTTGTCGAGCTACACCGGCACGCGCCGCCGCTTCGAGTACAAAGGCAGCGCGGGAGACATCCGCGTCTACGACGACTACGGTCACCATCCGACGGAGATGGTCGCCACCCTCCGCGCGGCTCGGAGCGCGGCTGGGGACGGGCGAGTCGTCGTGTGCTTCCGGCCGCTTCGGCACACCCGGACCAAGTTCTTTCACAAGGAGCTGGGGGAGGCGCTCGGGCTCGCGGACGAGGTCGTCGTCATGGACCCGACCGGCGATGACCCCATCCCCGGTGTCACCGGCGCGCTGATCGTCCCGCACATCCCGCTCCCGGCGGAGCGCATCGTCTACGAACGCTCCTGGTCAGCGGCTCCGGTCCGGGTGGCCGAGCGGGTGCGGCCGGGTGACCTGGTGCTCACCCTCGGGGCGCCGGACGTGGCACTCATCGGCCCGGAAGTCCTGGAGCTCGTCGGCGGCCGAG
- a CDS encoding UDP-N-acetylmuramoyl-tripeptide--D-alanyl-D-alanine ligase: protein MITMTLAEIAAVVGGELRGANPDDVVVAPPVADSRLAEPGSLFVADGPGHNFAEDAVRRGAVAVLASRPLPDLPTIVAPPAPDRDIDASVVAFGRLAHVVASRLVDASVIAITGSSGKTSTKDMLAQVLAGAGPTVAPQASLNDELGVPLTVVRADEETRFLVLEMGARGVGHIRYLCDLVPPDIAVVLNVGLAHVGEFGSREATARAKGELVEALLDDGLAVLNADDPLVRGMSDRSSAPTVLVGEAEDAAVRAEKVWLDEGGRPSFALATPQGQAEVRLRFVGRHHVSNALAAAAVGLAVGMELGEVAERLSAAVPLSPWRMAVTERPDGVTIINDAYNANPDSMRAALQALPTIAKGRRTWAVLGEMLELGPASAREHEAIGRLVAELGVSRLVVVGEGARAIERGARSGGQMGEEPVVVPDADHALRLLRREVRPGDVVLVKSSRDAGLRYLGDALCAQTAASEGEA from the coding sequence ATGATCACGATGACGCTTGCCGAGATCGCGGCGGTGGTTGGCGGGGAGCTTCGTGGCGCGAATCCGGACGACGTGGTCGTGGCACCACCGGTCGCGGACTCTCGGCTGGCGGAGCCGGGCAGCCTGTTCGTCGCTGACGGCCCAGGCCACAACTTCGCCGAGGATGCGGTCCGTCGGGGTGCGGTCGCTGTCCTCGCCAGCCGACCGTTGCCCGATCTGCCGACGATCGTCGCGCCACCCGCGCCCGACCGCGACATCGACGCCTCCGTCGTCGCGTTCGGTCGGCTCGCGCACGTGGTCGCCAGCCGGCTGGTCGACGCCTCGGTGATCGCCATCACCGGCTCCAGCGGCAAGACCAGCACCAAGGACATGCTCGCCCAGGTGCTCGCCGGTGCCGGTCCCACGGTGGCTCCGCAGGCGTCCCTCAACGACGAGCTCGGTGTCCCTCTCACCGTGGTCCGAGCCGACGAGGAGACGCGCTTCCTCGTGTTGGAGATGGGCGCCCGTGGCGTGGGACACATTCGCTACCTCTGTGACCTGGTGCCGCCCGACATCGCCGTGGTGCTCAACGTCGGTCTCGCGCACGTGGGGGAGTTCGGCAGCCGAGAGGCGACGGCCCGGGCGAAGGGGGAGCTTGTCGAGGCGCTGCTCGACGACGGCCTGGCGGTTCTCAATGCCGACGACCCGCTCGTGCGGGGGATGTCCGACCGCTCCTCGGCGCCCACGGTGCTCGTCGGTGAGGCCGAGGATGCCGCGGTGCGGGCGGAGAAGGTGTGGCTCGACGAGGGGGGACGGCCGTCGTTCGCTCTCGCGACACCACAGGGTCAGGCCGAGGTGCGACTGCGCTTCGTGGGGCGTCACCATGTGTCCAACGCCCTCGCCGCCGCGGCGGTGGGGCTCGCTGTCGGCATGGAGCTCGGCGAGGTGGCCGAGCGGCTGTCGGCGGCGGTGCCGTTGTCTCCGTGGCGGATGGCGGTCACGGAGCGTCCAGACGGGGTGACGATCATTAACGACGCCTACAACGCCAACCCGGACTCGATGCGAGCGGCGCTCCAGGCGTTGCCGACCATCGCCAAGGGCAGGCGGACGTGGGCGGTGCTGGGGGAGATGCTCGAGCTCGGCCCGGCCTCCGCGAGAGAGCACGAGGCCATCGGTCGGCTCGTCGCCGAGCTGGGTGTGTCCCGGCTGGTTGTCGTCGGAGAAGGAGCCCGCGCGATCGAGCGCGGGGCGAGGTCCGGGGGACAGATGGGAGAGGAGCCAGTCGTCGTGCCGGACGCCGATCATGCCTTGAGGTTGCTGCGTCGCGAGGTCAGACCGGGTGACGTCGTGCTTGTGAAGTCGTCGCGTGACGCGGGCTTGCGTTACCTCGGCGACGCGCTGTGCGCGCAGACGGCTGCCTCGGAGGGCGAGGCGTGA
- the ftsW gene encoding putative lipid II flippase FtsW, with protein sequence MTTATRERTGWLADARRSLDRPLTSYHLVLGVSGLLLALGVVMVLSASSVYSLQRYGNPYAVASRQLMWVAAGLPLAFVASRLPLRLVRALVLPGLLAAIVLLALTFTPLGVEINGNRNWLSFGGPFLLQPSEAAKLALALWGADLLARKSRLLHDWKHLFIPFVPVSGVVLAMVLGQGDLGTSLVLFSLVLVLLFVVGIPMRFFAALVVCVAALVTYLAVTAPHRIRRLTSFLDPFADYHDTGWQAAHSLFALGTGGWWGVGIGNSREKWGSLPEAHTDFIYAVIGEELGLAGTTIVLALFLTLAYAGVRIALRVEDTFVRLAAAGITGWLTSQAVINMGAVLGLLPIAGIPLPLVSYGGSAMLPTLFAIGLLVSFARSEPAARAALADRAAARAARKRRSARSKEG encoded by the coding sequence GTGACGACGGCGACGCGGGAGCGTACGGGATGGCTGGCTGACGCGAGGCGATCTCTCGACCGGCCGCTGACCTCGTACCACCTCGTACTCGGAGTCAGCGGCCTGCTGCTCGCGCTCGGCGTGGTCATGGTGCTCTCGGCGTCGAGCGTCTACTCGCTCCAGCGCTACGGCAACCCGTACGCGGTGGCGAGCCGGCAGCTGATGTGGGTGGCGGCGGGGTTACCGCTGGCGTTCGTGGCCTCGCGCCTACCGCTGCGTCTGGTGCGCGCGTTGGTCCTCCCGGGGCTGTTGGCGGCGATCGTGCTGCTGGCGCTGACCTTCACTCCTCTCGGGGTGGAGATCAACGGCAACCGGAACTGGCTGTCGTTCGGTGGCCCGTTCCTGCTCCAGCCGAGTGAGGCCGCCAAGCTCGCGCTCGCGCTGTGGGGCGCCGACCTGCTCGCGCGCAAGTCGCGCCTGCTGCACGACTGGAAGCACCTGTTCATCCCGTTCGTTCCGGTCAGCGGTGTCGTCCTGGCCATGGTGCTCGGCCAAGGCGACCTCGGGACGTCCCTGGTGCTCTTCTCCCTGGTGCTGGTCCTGCTGTTCGTCGTGGGCATCCCGATGCGCTTCTTCGCAGCGCTCGTGGTGTGCGTCGCCGCCTTGGTGACCTACCTCGCGGTCACTGCTCCCCACCGGATCAGGCGGCTGACCTCCTTCCTCGACCCCTTCGCCGACTACCACGACACCGGCTGGCAGGCCGCCCACTCGCTGTTCGCTCTGGGGACGGGCGGATGGTGGGGTGTTGGCATCGGCAACAGCCGGGAAAAGTGGGGCTCTCTCCCCGAAGCCCATACAGACTTCATCTACGCCGTCATCGGTGAGGAACTCGGACTAGCCGGGACGACGATCGTCCTCGCCCTGTTCCTCACCCTCGCCTACGCCGGGGTGCGGATCGCCTTGCGTGTGGAGGACACCTTCGTCCGATTGGCCGCCGCGGGGATCACGGGCTGGCTCACCTCACAGGCCGTGATCAACATGGGCGCAGTCTTGGGTCTCCTTCCCATCGCCGGGATTCCGCTGCCTCTGGTGTCATACGGTGGGTCCGCGATGCTTCCGACGTTGTTCGCCATCGGTCTGCTCGTGTCGTTCGCTCGAAGCGAGCCGGCGGCGCGCGCCGCGCTCGCCGACCGAGCGGCAGCCCGTGCGGCCAGGAAGCGTCGCTCGGCACGTTCGAAGGAGGGTTGA
- the mraY gene encoding phospho-N-acetylmuramoyl-pentapeptide-transferase, with product MKAILLAGGVSLLIALLGTPVAIRILAARGYGQIIRDDGPTSHHTKRGTPTMGGVVIIIAAVMGYTAAHIYAGRLPSASAVLVLLLMVGLGVVGFLDDYLKVSRQRSLGLRAKAKLAGQISVAIIFGILALQFPDERGVTPGSPFVSFIRDIEVPWLRLGSVAFVLWVLLMIAATSNGVNLTDGLDGLATGASVMVFAAYTLICVWQFNQSCANQPGPKCYEVRDPYDLAVVAFAVAAACFGFLWWNASPAKIIMGDTGALALGGGVAGMAIMTRTELLLLLIGGLFVIEAASVMIQTGYFKFTRWRTGTPRRIFRMAPIHHHFELKGWNEVTIVIRFWIICGICVAGAVGIFYTEWVTGT from the coding sequence GTGAAGGCGATCCTCCTTGCCGGCGGCGTCTCCCTCCTGATCGCCCTGCTCGGCACTCCGGTCGCCATCCGGATTCTCGCCGCGCGGGGTTACGGCCAGATCATCCGAGACGACGGGCCCACCTCGCACCACACCAAGCGAGGCACCCCGACGATGGGCGGCGTCGTCATCATCATCGCCGCGGTCATGGGGTACACGGCCGCGCACATCTACGCCGGCCGCCTACCGTCGGCCTCGGCGGTGCTCGTCCTGCTGCTCATGGTGGGGCTCGGGGTCGTCGGCTTCCTCGACGACTACCTCAAGGTCTCTCGCCAACGCAGCCTTGGCTTGCGCGCCAAGGCAAAGCTCGCCGGCCAGATCTCGGTGGCGATCATCTTCGGCATCCTGGCCTTGCAGTTCCCCGACGAGCGAGGCGTCACACCTGGCTCGCCGTTCGTCTCGTTCATCCGCGACATCGAGGTGCCATGGCTCCGCCTGGGCTCGGTCGCTTTCGTCCTGTGGGTCCTGCTCATGATCGCGGCCACGTCCAATGGCGTGAACCTCACCGACGGCCTGGACGGTCTCGCCACGGGGGCCTCGGTCATGGTCTTCGCGGCCTACACCTTGATCTGCGTCTGGCAGTTCAACCAGTCCTGCGCCAATCAACCGGGCCCGAAGTGCTACGAGGTCCGTGACCCCTACGACCTGGCCGTCGTGGCGTTCGCGGTGGCCGCGGCGTGCTTCGGCTTCCTGTGGTGGAACGCCTCGCCGGCCAAGATCATCATGGGTGACACGGGGGCGCTCGCGTTGGGCGGCGGAGTGGCCGGCATGGCCATCATGACCCGCACCGAGCTGCTGCTGCTCCTCATCGGCGGGCTCTTCGTCATCGAGGCCGCCTCGGTGATGATCCAGACCGGGTACTTCAAGTTCACCCGCTGGCGGACTGGGACGCCACGTCGGATCTTCCGCATGGCGCCGATCCACCACCACTTCGAGCTCAAGGGCTGGAACGAGGTCACGATCGTGATCCGGTTCTGGATCATCTGTGGGATCTGCGTGGCTGGCGCGGTGGGCATCTTCTACACCGAGTGGGTGACTGGCACATGA
- the murD gene encoding UDP-N-acetylmuramoyl-L-alanine--D-glutamate ligase gives MTTDVNVRSWLDEANRTSPWPTVTVLVAGIGVSGYSAAAGLLQVGARVIVVDERDGDAEREKATILETLGADVRLGAGTTQSLPDGVDVVVTSPGWRPDAPLLVEAAKRDLPILGEVDLALRLRDPERPAPWLAVTGTNGKTTTVGMVAAILRAAGLRTAAVGNIGSPVVDAVLDPTPYDVLAVELSSFQLHWARPLGARAAAVLNVAPDHLDWHGSMDAYARDKGKIYEGCEVACVYNVADPTTEDLVRAADVVEGCRAIGFTAGIPAVGMIGIVDGVIADRAFVAQRQTSAAELCKLDDLPSQAPHNIANALAAAALARAFGVPPAAVRAGLSGFHLEPHRIQYVAEHNGVTYVDDSKATNAHAALASLLSYEPVVWIAGGLAKGQEFDDLVQTVKGRLRGVVLLGQDRHLLADALARHAPDVPVVEVAGGDTEVMDRVVASAAQLAQPGDTVLLAPGCASFDLFDSYAARGDAFAASVRRLGGR, from the coding sequence ATGACGACCGACGTGAACGTGCGGAGCTGGCTCGACGAGGCCAATCGGACCTCTCCGTGGCCGACGGTGACCGTCCTGGTCGCCGGTATCGGGGTCTCCGGGTACTCCGCCGCCGCCGGCCTGCTCCAGGTCGGGGCGAGGGTGATCGTGGTCGACGAGCGGGACGGCGACGCCGAGCGGGAGAAGGCGACGATCCTGGAGACACTGGGGGCCGACGTGCGGCTCGGCGCCGGCACCACCCAGTCGCTCCCGGACGGCGTCGACGTGGTGGTCACCTCTCCGGGCTGGCGGCCGGACGCCCCGCTCCTGGTGGAGGCGGCCAAGCGCGACCTCCCGATTCTCGGCGAGGTCGACCTCGCGTTGCGGCTCCGCGACCCGGAACGCCCCGCGCCCTGGCTCGCGGTCACCGGCACGAACGGCAAGACCACCACGGTGGGCATGGTCGCGGCGATCTTGCGGGCTGCCGGGCTCCGCACGGCCGCGGTGGGCAACATCGGGTCTCCCGTCGTCGACGCGGTCCTCGATCCCACGCCCTACGACGTCCTCGCGGTCGAGCTCTCCAGCTTTCAGCTGCACTGGGCGCGGCCGTTGGGCGCGCGGGCGGCCGCTGTGCTCAACGTCGCACCGGACCACCTCGACTGGCACGGGTCGATGGACGCCTACGCCCGCGACAAGGGCAAGATCTACGAAGGCTGTGAGGTCGCCTGCGTCTACAACGTGGCCGACCCCACCACGGAGGACCTCGTTCGGGCCGCCGACGTGGTCGAAGGGTGTCGGGCGATCGGGTTCACCGCCGGAATCCCGGCTGTCGGGATGATCGGGATCGTCGACGGGGTCATCGCCGACCGTGCCTTTGTCGCCCAGCGCCAGACCTCCGCTGCGGAGCTGTGCAAGCTGGATGACCTGCCCTCCCAGGCGCCCCACAACATCGCCAACGCGCTCGCGGCCGCCGCTCTCGCCCGCGCCTTCGGAGTGCCACCGGCGGCTGTTCGGGCCGGCCTGTCGGGCTTCCACCTCGAGCCACACCGCATCCAGTACGTCGCCGAGCACAACGGGGTGACCTACGTCGACGACTCCAAGGCGACCAACGCGCACGCCGCCTTGGCGTCCCTGCTCTCCTACGAGCCGGTGGTCTGGATCGCGGGCGGCTTGGCCAAGGGACAGGAGTTCGACGATCTGGTGCAGACTGTCAAGGGTCGGTTGCGTGGGGTAGTGCTCTTGGGGCAGGACCGCCACCTGCTCGCCGACGCACTCGCGCGACACGCCCCTGACGTCCCCGTCGTCGAGGTGGCGGGCGGAGACACTGAGGTGATGGATCGTGTCGTGGCGAGTGCCGCACAGCTCGCCCAGCCGGGCGACACGGTGCTCCTCGCCCCCGGCTGTGCCTCCTTCGACCTGTTCGACAGCTACGCCGCTCGTGGCGACGCCTTCGCGGCGTCGGTACGCCGGCTCGGAGGTCGCTGA